In Vicugna pacos chromosome 10, VicPac4, whole genome shotgun sequence, the following proteins share a genomic window:
- the LAMTOR1 gene encoding ragulator complex protein LAMTOR1, which translates to MGCCYSSENEDSDQDREERKLLLDPSSPPTKALNGAEPNYHSLPSARTDEQALLSSILAKTASNIIDVSAADSQGMEQHEYMDRARQYSTRLAVLSSSLTHWKKLPPLPSLTSQPHQVLASEPVPFSDLQQVSRIAAYAYSALSQIRVDAKEELVVQFGIP; encoded by the exons ATGGGGTGCTGCTATAGCAGCGAGAACGAGGACTCGGACCAG GACCGAGAGGAGCGGAAACTGCTGCTGGACCCTAGCAGCCCCCCCACCAAAGCCCTCAATGGAGCCGAGCCCAACTACCACAGCCTGCCTTCCGCTCGCACAGATGAGCAGGCACTGCTCTCCTCTATCCTCGCCAAGACAGCCAG CAACATCATCGACGTGTCTGCTGCAGACTCCCAGGGCATGGAGCAGCATGAGTACATGGACCGGGCAAGGCAGTACAG CACTCGCCTCGCTGTGCTGAGCAGCAGCCTGACCCATTGGAAGAAGCTGCCGCCGCTGCCATCTCTCACCAGCCAGCCCCACCAGGTGTTGGCCAGCGAACCTGTCCCCTTCTCCGACTTGCAGCAG GTCTCCAGGATAGCTGCTTATGCCTACAGTGCACTTTCTCAGATCCGTGTGGACGCGAAAGAGGAGCTGGTTGTACAGTTTGGGATCCCATGA
- the LRRC51 gene encoding leucine-rich repeat-containing protein 51 isoform X2, with the protein MNKRDYMNTSVQEPPLDYSFRSIHVTQDLLSEEPRTGLRPLRHSKSGKPMTQSLWLNNNVLNDLRDFNHVVSQLLEHPENLAWIDLSFNDLTCIDPILTTFFNLSVLYLHGNSIQHLGEVNKLAVLPRLRSLTLHGNPIEEEKGYRQYVLCTLPRITTFDFSGVTKADRTTAEVWKRMNIKPKKVRVKHNVS; encoded by the exons ATGAACAAACGCGACTATATGAACACTTCAGTGCAAGAGCCCCCACTTGACTACTCCTTCCGAAGCATCCATGTGACCCAAG ATCTGTTAAGCGAGGAGCCAAGGACAGGGCTACGACCACTAAGGCACTCAAAATCAGGGAAGCCAATGACCCAGTCCCTGTGGCTGAATAATAATGTTCTCAATGACCTGAGAGACTTCAACCATGTGGTTTCACAGCTGTTGGAGCATCCGGAGAACCTGGCCTGGATCGACCTGTCCTTCAACGACTTGACTTGCATTGACCCT ATCCTGACAACTTTCTTCAACCTCAGTGTCCTCTATCTCCATGGCAACAGCATCCAGCACCTTGGAGAGGTGAACAAGCTGGCTGTCCTCCCTCGGCTCCGGAGCCTGACACTCCATGGGAACCCCATAGAGGAAGAGAAGGGGTACAG GCAGTATGTGCTGTGCACCCTGCCCCGTATCACCACGTTCGACTTCAGTGGGGTGACCAAAGCAGACCGCACAACAGCTGAAGTGTGGAAACGCATGAACATCAAACCCAAGAAGGTCCGGGTCAAGCACAACGTATCCTGA
- the LRRC51 gene encoding leucine-rich repeat-containing protein 51 isoform X1, producing the protein MAPPPRAALRLAPVGGRRTQEHAGRPGEGSREGLWEGTKGATTSGPWPRLKSKDNYKSQHRPRPRSPVPDELQLPLLEHPENLAWIDLSFNDLTCIDPILTTFFNLSVLYLHGNSIQHLGEVNKLAVLPRLRSLTLHGNPIEEEKGYRQYVLCTLPRITTFDFSGVTKADRTTAEVWKRMNIKPKKVRVKHNVS; encoded by the exons ATGGCCCCGCCCCCTCGCGCGGCCCTGCGATTGGCCCCTGTCGGCGGGCGTCGCACGCAAGAGCACGCTGGAAGACCGGGAGAAGGAAGTCGAGAGGGCCTCTGGGAAGGAACAAAGGGTGCCACAACTTCCGGACCCTGGCCTCGACTTAAGAGCAAAGACAACTACAAATCCCAGCACCGCCCGCGGCCTCGGAGCCCCGTCCCTGACGAGCTACAGCTCCCG CTGTTGGAGCATCCGGAGAACCTGGCCTGGATCGACCTGTCCTTCAACGACTTGACTTGCATTGACCCT ATCCTGACAACTTTCTTCAACCTCAGTGTCCTCTATCTCCATGGCAACAGCATCCAGCACCTTGGAGAGGTGAACAAGCTGGCTGTCCTCCCTCGGCTCCGGAGCCTGACACTCCATGGGAACCCCATAGAGGAAGAGAAGGGGTACAG GCAGTATGTGCTGTGCACCCTGCCCCGTATCACCACGTTCGACTTCAGTGGGGTGACCAAAGCAGACCGCACAACAGCTGAAGTGTGGAAACGCATGAACATCAAACCCAAGAAGGTCCGGGTCAAGCACAACGTATCCTGA